ACTATCacaatttttctttattttcaacTATCCTTCCTACACGCGTTAAGACACATGCGGAAGAACGTGTTCTCATAAAAAAAACCTTTAATTTACATCATAAACCAACATACTTACTCAACTGATATTAGAACGTGAATCCCTGTATTTAATTTTGAATGGGAGAGTTTATAGGAGAAAAAGGAATCAATTTGTTATCTTTTACTTTCTTATCATCTATCTAAATAAATCTCTTAGGACAAATACTTATTACTCCATAAACTTTACCTCTAAAAACAATTTTGTCCCCCGCCGTTCAAATTAAACCGATTAGTCATTGTTTTATAGTACCTACTTTGCGTGTAAAATGCATTCTCTATATTCTTATTGTGATTTCAAGTAAGAGGTCTGTAAGTGGGAGTAGTTCCACTATAACGGAGTTATacggtttagggtttagtgcTAGTTAATGTCAGTCATAAGCTCTAGTgtaaataaatatatgtaaATGCCGAATGACAAAGATATGTCATTTTGAGTTATCCTGTGATGGGATTAAACAGAGAAATTTGGGAGATATTTTGAAATTGTAGTGTTCTGGGTATGAAGCCTAGACTAGGTGTGAAGCCTACATAGGGGTGAAAGACCTAGGAGTGAATTCTAATTCCTAAGACCAGTGAGTGTTTAACCTATAAATCTTAGAACTTATGATCCTGGTTACCTAGCAGCTTGTGTGCTGCATCAGAGCAGCCTTTCGATAATTGAGATCATTTGCTTGTGTCATAAGTGGTGGTATCATGGCTGCCTCTTTTAAAGTGTTTACGGCTAAGTTGAAGGAAATACAAATTGCAGTCACCTTGATGAGATACATTACTTCATCACCACCTTCATTCCTAGTATAGAAATCATTGTCTTCATATAATGTGCAATGTTGTAGGTCTACATTGTGGCTATGTGCTCGGCAATTGCCATGCTTGAAGTTAAGCCAGGTGACTCGATTCCAAAAAGGTTGACAAGACCAGTTATTCCGTGAATATCCTCTCCCTGCATATATGAATTTACAGTATTTATTAATAAATAGTACAGGCACTCGCACCAAAGAATATCCACCCTCCAGAGCAAATCtagacaatatatatatatagagaccatttcaggtgcggacgtgGTGCGGACGTCCCGATTCCGGCGACGCCAGGCCACAACGGCGTGGCGGACCAGCACAACCGCACTACCCACCTCTGGGCGATCCCGTCTATGCCGGCCGGAACTCAATCGGCAACCCACGGCGGCTGGAATCTATAAAAATCAAGTTTATGGGTAGATTCCAGCGATTTCgcgattccggccgccgtgggtcgCCGATTGAGCTCTGACCGGCACAGACGGGACCGCCGAGATGTGGGGAGTGTGGCTGTCAGGGTCCGCCCCGCCATTGCAGCATGTCGTCACCGGAATCGGCGAATCtgtaccttacgtaaggtacagacgccgcacctgaaaattctcctatatatatatatatatatatatatatatatatatatatcaatgaacCAGTTGTGCCATATATGTGAGATTGTATTACCATGCGTGCCTCTACAATTTAACCTCTATAGAGACAAAATAACATGTAAATGGCTCTTCACATGATATATGATGTAGTATAGCATGCTGGATAAACATAAATATCATCTGACCCTTTCGCTAGGTCATATAGGGAAGAAACGTTTTATTAAGAAGCTtattcaatatatattattatagaAAATTTCTTATGGCACTGTCAGAAAGAAAATGGTTATTAGCTAATATTCTATATTAACTCAGTTTAGTATCTGTCCTGCCTAATTATATTTATAGTTACTGGTAAAGGGAAGGTTCATTAAACATTATGATATGATTGCTCAcgaataagaaagaaagagaaagtgGTGTGAAGATTTTAACACAAACAGTTATTTAACCAGATGACGGAGGTTAAATGTGATAAATCAGGCCAAGCCGTAATTTGAGTTAATAATGAACTGAACAAAGGTATTAATATCTTTCGGAATTATAAGATTAAAATCATGCTAGATAACCAGAAAAAAGTAATTAAACGGATCCATATGGGCCAACACTGGAGGAATTGTACTCTTGAGCGTCTGAGCTATCAGCTACCTATGTTAGGACCTAAGAAGAGGAGAATtgctaaatataaatatacaaCCAGAACAAATGTTGCTCAACATGATCGTATTGTGGCAATACTTCCTGAACAAATGGTTAATCAGTATGATGCAAATAAGAGACTAGATAAAAGCTGCAATGCACCTGATAAAACTATTCCTGAGCATGCAACGTTATTATGCCCAAATGCAAGTCCAAGAATGGATGTATTAAAAAGTAAATCATGATCTAGCATGTCAGGTTTATGCAGAAGATAATAGTTGAAAGATAACCTGTATCAAAAAATCAACGGGAGGCTGTCTAGGACCTGAAAGCTTCGGTCTAATCCCTGCATAACCTGGCTCGAGGCTCTCATCTTTTAGATTGGGGTAGTACTTCTTTATTTCATGGTAAAAAAGCTTCATGTGACTCGTGCATACAGAATAATCAAACCTGGGACCAAGTAATTATCTTACTTTCAAGGTGTGTACAATTTTATCTCATATTGGCATAcaggaaaaaagaaactaatGCAAAATGAAGGCAACAACAGATCATATTTTTCTACCCATAAAGACCTATGTGTTGGCATGCAACAGTGACAGCATCTCATACTTTTCTGTGATGATAGGTTTTACAGTTTTCAAATATAGCTTTGTGTTACCACCTACAACACTATGTTTAACACTTGTATCATTACCTTATGATGACTTCAAACATTATCATCCTAAGTATAACGAAGCAATTACAATGAGAAGTTTTCCCTAGAGTCAAGATTAGTTTACCTCATTTTTACATTTTAACACTTACCAATGACCCAAAAGAATATTAGTGACCGGATGAATGTCTACACAATAGTACACATAcatgagtacatatatatggtggtAGTAATTAGGACCTATGACTTCTTACCTACTAACATGAGCATTCCACTTGAAGGAGTTTTGACCTTAGTTGCAACTCTTTATTAACAGGTGTAGCAAAACTTTCATACAAGTTAATGACCCTTTACTTTATAACAACCTATCAGCAAAAGTGACAAGGACCTGCATCGAATCTTCAAGCCTAAGGAACATGCGTTTCAATTAACATTAAGTGGAATACAGAAACTTCATTTTGTGTCATATCAAAATTATTACACTACAATTTATTAGACAAAAAAATTGCAGGATATAGCCTTTTATTTTACGTTAAGCATGCATACAAATTTCGGGCATATGGTGCAGtggtttaaaaaaatgaagcaTCAAAAGATATGGAACATATAAGTTCTGCGCACCAAAATTAAGATATGATTGAATCACTAAAGAAATCTTACTTATTCAGGAAGCTTGAAACGTCGTCAATACCATCAATCCATTCCACATTGGGGCCAAACTTGACCTGACCATTTAAATCCAAAGTCACATGCACTCCAAGGCCACCATCTTCTGGTATAGGATATATCAAATGTTTGAAAGGACATATTCCAGTATTAGAGAGGGTGAAGTAGCAGCCACGAGCATAATAAGCAGTGGGAATAACTGCACTTTGGAGGCCATCAAATCGCTTAGCAAGAGCAGGGGCACTCAAGCCAGCAGAGTTCACTACAAGCTtaggaatgagtacaatctccGGTTGCAGTGAAGTATTTCCATTGCACATTTCAAGATGCTTGGTTTGAGAAATATGAAGGCACAATTCACCTTGTTCTACATGGCCACCAATTACAGTTGTGTTACAGGAGAAGATTGTGCCGCCATTCTCAGCGTCACCCTAAATCAAAATGGTGGTGAAGACTGTTTCAATAAGCTTTAATACTGACCAACAGATAACACCTAATCCCCTGCCCGCTATAGAAACATAGTTGAAGAAACCGGAAACATAGAAAGGCTTACCACCAAAGAAAGCATCAAGGAATGTGTGTCGACAATCCCAGAAACTGGTGACAGTAAGGCTTTCGAGCATCTCAATTCGGGTTCTATTCTCATGGCTTCGGAACCCTCCATCATTTTCAGACCATGAACTCCATTTTTAATCCCACAATCCATTAAATAATGCAACTTCTGAATCTCAGAAGGTCCAGTGGCAACAATTAGTTTACCAATTTGCTTGTGAGGAATCTGACGCTGAGAGCAATATTTGTACAGCAACTCTCTTCCTCTTACGCAAAAGCGTGCCTGCGAAATTGGGTATTTCTTGAAAACCAAGCATTGGGTATTTGACTATTTGTTTGGAAAAACCAAGCAGAGGACTAAGAGAAAGACAGACCTTGAGGGAATTAGGAGGGTAGTAGATGCCGGCATGGATGACTTCGCTATTGCGAGAACTGGTGACAGTACCGAAGGTGGGAGCAGAGTCTAAGACTAAGACCTGTCGGCCTCTTAAGGCGAGCTCCCTGGCTACTGATAATCCAACTACACCTGCTCCAATCACCACGCAATCTACTCTCTCTCTTGGGACTCCACTGCTGAGACAATAGTTACGATTCCCCACACTTTTCATTAACAATTTCAGCAACCTGGTTTTCATTATCTTTATGCTTCCTCTCCACCTCACTCCTTTGCAGCTCCCACTGATTATTTCGAGTTATTACTCTCTTAAAGCGAACTGATTCAtaacttgaaagttgaaaccccGTTCAAGCATAGAATGAGAACCTGCCCATAAAAAGAATTTGTACTCAAACTTTATCGGAATATCAGAACTACTACGCAGCTCAAAATCagtaaagatgatgatgaactaGCACTCATCATTTAAGCCGcggaacccaaaaacccaATGGCCCGCAAATCTGATATGCTTTTACAGTTTTACCCGGTCCGACCCGGCAAAAGTCCAGAAGACCTAGTCAACTAAAAACCcgttaataaataaaatattatatatataatattaatatatatatatatatattaattataggtctttttttaataaatatacataaaatattatatatattaataatactatatttaaaattttatatttctttatattataattttattttaaattttaaaataaaattgtagtaTTATGAAACAATTATATGAAGTATATAAAGTAAACTTCTCAGAATTAATTGACACTAGCTGATGTTATCGGTAATAATATTTAAGGACCTTGTTAAAACATCATCTAATTCGGATcacgtttgaccgtcagaatttccggtaaaccgaaaacacaactaatatgccctaagggatgacccattaccatGATGCAAACGTCGAAAgttgtttgcatatctaaaatcatctaatttttgtcaccgatcgtgcgcggtcgcaccgagaaaactcatttggcaaaaccctggtcaatggggttttaatatgtcaaaatgcctcttttttttaccataggtacgaacggtcaaactatgtccaaaacgAAGAAAAGTTTTACagagtccctaaatatatataccgatcacatctgctggtgttgatcgaccgTATTTAGAACCGGAGTTGTCGATTCccgaagtgtcaactaatatatcataacatttatactaggtttaaaataaaactaaaaatgaagtgactatataaaGGAAACTTTTCGGAATTAATCGACATCacccgatgtgatcggtatatatatttagtaaccaTTTATAAAATTGTatcaaattcggacctcgtttgaccgtcagaatttccggtaaaccaaaaatacCACTAATATATCCTAAGGTAGAactcattaccaagatgcgaattcctgtttacatatttgaaatcacctaattttgtCACTGATCATGCGTGGTTgcaacgaggaaactcatttggcaaaaccccggtcaatagggttttattatgtcaaaacgcctctttttttgctTAACCATAGGTATGTAcgatcaaaccatgttcaaaacggacggaATTTTTaaagggtccctaaatatatatatcgatcacatttaCTGGTGTTGATCAACAATATTttcaaaactagaatttatttgtgactttttttaagaatgttttctaataattcttgtATTATTCCAAAtccttaaataagagtattatgtttttttcaaaTACAAGTGTAACaactaaaaatataaatataatgcaATGAACTCAAATTGCATGGTAGACAATGTAGCATCTGTTTGCTTAGAACTACACGATATTGCTCCACCAGCCATGAGGAAAACAAAACCAGAAGTAGACTTCAAGTTGTCCTTATCACCAGCATGATCTGAATCAGAATACCCAGCCACATCCAATGACTCACCTTTCATGTACACTAGTTTGTAATCCCTTGTCTTTTTCAGGTATCTCAACACTTTCTTGCATGTCGTCCAATGGACTTCTCTTGGATTAACTTGATACCTACCAAGCATACTGACACTAAAAGCTATATTCGGGCGAGTACAAACTTGGGCATACATCAAGCTCCCTACAAGTGAAGCGTACGGTTTGTTCTTCATGGCATTcttctcaaattcatttttaGGACACTGTGACTTGTTGAATTTGTCACATTTTATCATTGGTAAGTCTCCACCACCACAATTTTCCATAGAAAAGCGCCTTAGTACTTTGTCTATGTAACTCTCCTGCGAAATTCCCAACATACCCCATTTTCTATCTCTTGTGATTTTGATTCCCAACACAAAAGATGCTTCTcctaggtccttcatttcGAAAGACTCTAACAAAAAAGCCTTAGTCTCTAGGAGCAACTTTATATCTATATTAGCTAGCAAaatgtcatcaacatataaaACCAAGACAATGAATCTACTCCCACATATCTTAAAGTATATGCATTCATCTAGAGGATTCTCCACAAAACCATTTTCAGTCACAACTGAATCAAATTTCAAGTACCATTGCCTTGACGCTTGCTTCAAGTCGTAAATTGACTTTTTAAGCCTACACACCATGTGTTCATTCCCTTGTTCAATGAAACCTTGAGGCTGCACCATGTATATTTCTTCTTCCAACTCTCCATTGAGAAAAGTTGTCCTGACATCCATCTGTTGCAACTCCATATCATAATGAGCCACTAATGTCATATTCATTTGAAACACATCATGGTAGTCAATTCTTTCTCTTTGAGTAAAACCTTTCGCCACCAACCTAGCCTTATACCTTTCTATGCTTCCATATGCATTTTTCTTAgttttgaaaatccacttgcACCTAATTGGCTTGACATTTGGGGCTGGTTCAACTAGCTCCTACACTTGATTATCTTTCATGGACTCTAATTCTGCATGCATTGCTTCAGTCCACAAAATTGATTTAGAGCTATTAATGGCTTGGTTATAGGTGACTGGTCATTCTCCTCGCTAATATCGAAATTAATCTCCTGTAGGTATGTACAAAAAATTTCAGGCTCTACTTCTTGAAGATACATCACATACTCAACTCCAATTGCAGGCCTCCGAACTCTTTCAGACCTTCTTAGTGGAACAACTTCTTGAGCAGCTTCTGGTTGTGCTATGGCTGCTTGATTAGGAGGAAGATCTTGGTGTTAGACATTAATATCATTCTCAATAACCTGATCATCAAAAACTTGAGGATTCTGAGTTACTGGTGAATAATTATGACATAAGTAGCTGGGGTAGTTTCTTTTGGACTTCGAACAACATCTTCACCCTCTTCCTCCAAAACAATATCCTGGACACACGATGTCATATTATCTTCTAGAAACTTGGATTTATTAGTTTCAATTATCCTAGGAGAATGGTTGGGACAATAAAACTTATAGCCTTTGGACTTGTCAGGGTAGCCAATGAAATGGCAACTAATGGTTATGGAATCTAGCTTCTTCTCATTTGGATTGTAAGCATGAGCTTCTGCAGGTATGAAAATGCATGAGGCTTGGCTTGTGATTATTCCAGATTTCAAATGGTGTTCTGTCAACAGCCTTGGTCGGTACACGGTTAGAGATATAATTCGCAGTCTTGAGTGCTTCACCCCACAAAAAAACCGGTAAGTTGCTTCTGCTAATTATGCTTCTAACCATATTCAACAAAGTCAAGTTTCTTCGTTTTGCAACCCCATTTTGTTCTGGTGTACCACGTGTTGTATATTGTGCAAAAATTCCACTTTCCTCCAAATATCTTGCAAACGGACCCTTATGTTGTCCAGCCTCAGCATATTTGCCATAATACTTTCCTCCTTTGTCGGATCGAACAACTTTAATAAATTTCTCCAActttttttcaacttcagtCTTGTAAATTTTAAATGCTTCTAGACTTTGAGATTTTTCAGAAAGCAAATAGATATGACAATACTGTgaaaaatcatcaatgaaGGTACTGTAATACTGTTTTCCACATATGGTTTTGACATTAAAAGGACCAGCAATATATGTATGAATAAGCTCTAGGAGTTGGGAACTACATGTAGAACCGAAATTTCTGGAATTTGTCATTTTACCTTTTATGCAATCAATACagatttcaaaatcagagaagTCTAAGTTCGAAAGTATTCCAGACTTAACAAGCTATTGAAGACGTCTTTTGGATATGTGTCCTAGACGTTTTGTGCCATAGGAAGGAGGAATTTTCATTGAGACATACTCTTTTGGAACCTATAGATTGCTCTACAAGATAAGAATCAACAGAATGAAAACACCTCAAACGCCACATATCATCCTGAAGAAAAGCACTGCCAACACAATttgaattaaagaaaaactttaTTTCTTCAGAaactataaaataaaaaccatcCTTAACAAGTCTGACAGGGGAAACTAAATTCCTTCTCATCGAAAGAATAAACAAAACATCctttaaattcaaaacaaaattgaattctAACTTAAGGTGAACAGTTCATATGGCTTCAACAGCAACTTTTACTCCATTCCCTACGAAAACTTTAACTTCATCTCTACTTGGAGTTCTCCGGTTTACGAAGCCCTGTAAAAAATTTGAGATATGAATAGGAGAACCAGTGTAATACCACCAGGAATTTGAAGGAACATAAATAAGATTTGACTCAATTATTGTAAAAACATGAGATGAACCTAGACAAGGACCTGAGAGAGTGAAAACATGATATGTAACCTAGCCATGATATACTTGGCACAATTTCTCTTCATATGACCATAATTTTTGCAGaaaaaacatttaaaaacAGTTGTTTGTTTTGGCTTAAGGCTCTGAGATCCTTTGGAGGAGGAATTCTGTTTTGAAGGAGCATTTTTGTCATGATAAAACAAACGTTTGCTAGGTCCAGCAGCCTTCCCTTGAGTTCCAGATTGAGTAACCAAATTGCCGAATTTCTCCTTATCCCTTTTCAGCCTAGCTTCTTCCTGCACACAGTGTACAATAAGCTCATCCATGGTCCACTTATCTTTCTGAGTATTGTAGCTGACCATCAACTGACTATAAGCAGGTGGAAGAGGTTC
This genomic interval from Argentina anserina chromosome 1, drPotAnse1.1, whole genome shotgun sequence contains the following:
- the LOC126788609 gene encoding L-2-hydroxyglutarate dehydrogenase, mitochondrial, with amino-acid sequence MKTRLLKLLMKSVGNRNYCLSSGVPRERVDCVVIGAGVVGLSVARELALRGRQVLVLDSAPTFGTVTSSRNSEVIHAGIYYPPNSLKARFCVRGRELLYKYCSQRQIPHKQIGKLIVATGPSEIQKLHYLMDCGIKNGVHGLKMMEGSEAMRIEPELRCSKALLSPVSGIVDTHSLMLSLVGDAENGGTIFSCNTTVIGGHVEQGELCLHISQTKHLEMCNGNTSLQPEIVLIPKLVVNSAGLSAPALAKRFDGLQSAVIPTAYYARGCYFTLSNTGICPFKHLIYPIPEDGGLGVHVTLDLNGQVKFGPNVEWIDGIDDVSSFLNKFDYSVCTSHMKLFYHEIKKYYPNLKDESLEPGYAGIRPKLSGPRQPPVDFLIQGEDIHGITGLVNLFGIESPGLTSSMAIAEHIATM